A part of Bacillus thuringiensis genomic DNA contains:
- a CDS encoding sodium:solute symporter family protein — protein sequence MTALLIIILFLFLALFLGIRAQHGKDMNLEQWSVGGRGFGTIFVFLLMAGEIYTTFTFLGGSGWAYSKGAPTFYILGYGALAYILSYFLLPPIWKYAKEHNLVSQPDFFVKKYRSQTLGIIVSIIGVISIIPYLVLQLKGLGIIVSEASYGRVSSVIAVWIGAIVITIYVMVSGIHGSAWTAALKDIMILFIVMFLGIYLPYHYYGGFQPMFEAVEAAKPGFLSLPDEGMSISWFVSTIVLTALGFYMWPHTFASAFSAKNEKVFRKNAAIMPLYSLVLLFVFFAGFAAILQVPGLKGGDVDLSLFRLALQTFDPWFIGIIGSAGVLTALVPGSMLVMAASTLLAKNIYRTMVPSASDRQVAKAAKLFVPVVTLVAVLFTFKGGETIGALLLMGYSIVTQLFPALVCSLFPRQIITKQGAIAGMGIGLLVVAYITLSGSTIATMFPGFPQYIKDLNVGIVALLMNMIVMFIVSGLTKNVSIKTDNIIVEK from the coding sequence ATGACCGCATTACTTATCATTATATTATTTTTGTTTCTCGCACTATTTTTAGGGATTCGGGCACAACATGGAAAAGATATGAATTTAGAGCAATGGTCAGTTGGTGGAAGAGGATTTGGTACTATTTTTGTTTTTCTTCTGATGGCAGGTGAAATTTATACGACGTTCACATTTTTAGGTGGAAGTGGATGGGCGTATAGTAAAGGAGCACCTACTTTCTATATTTTAGGTTATGGTGCATTAGCTTATATTTTATCTTACTTTTTATTGCCGCCAATTTGGAAGTATGCGAAAGAGCATAATCTTGTTTCGCAGCCAGATTTTTTTGTGAAGAAATATAGGAGTCAGACACTTGGCATTATCGTTTCTATCATTGGGGTTATTTCGATTATCCCCTACCTTGTTTTACAGTTAAAAGGATTAGGAATTATCGTTTCGGAAGCGTCTTATGGAAGGGTATCATCAGTTATTGCAGTGTGGATTGGTGCAATTGTTATAACGATATATGTAATGGTTTCAGGTATACACGGCTCTGCTTGGACGGCCGCTTTGAAGGATATTATGATACTGTTTATCGTTATGTTTTTAGGTATATATTTACCATATCATTATTACGGAGGTTTTCAGCCGATGTTCGAAGCTGTAGAAGCAGCAAAACCAGGATTTTTATCTTTACCTGATGAAGGAATGAGCATTTCTTGGTTTGTTTCTACTATTGTATTAACAGCTCTCGGTTTCTATATGTGGCCCCATACATTCGCTTCTGCTTTCTCTGCAAAAAATGAGAAAGTATTTCGTAAAAATGCAGCAATTATGCCACTGTATTCTTTAGTTTTACTTTTCGTATTCTTTGCAGGATTTGCAGCTATCTTGCAAGTTCCTGGATTAAAGGGAGGGGATGTAGACCTTTCGTTATTCCGTCTGGCTCTTCAAACTTTTGATCCTTGGTTTATTGGGATTATTGGTAGTGCTGGAGTTTTAACAGCATTAGTTCCTGGTTCTATGCTTGTCATGGCCGCTTCTACATTATTAGCGAAAAATATTTACCGAACGATGGTCCCATCTGCTTCAGATAGACAAGTTGCAAAAGCGGCGAAATTATTTGTTCCTGTAGTAACGCTTGTAGCTGTTTTGTTCACTTTTAAAGGAGGCGAAACAATAGGAGCGCTTCTTTTAATGGGCTATAGTATAGTGACACAGCTTTTTCCTGCGCTTGTATGTAGTTTGTTTCCACGTCAGATTATTACGAAGCAAGGGGCAATTGCAGGAATGGGGATTGGATTGTTAGTGGTCGCATATATTACTTTATCTGGTTCAACTATAGCTACGATGTTTCCGGGTTTCCCTCAATATATAAAAGATTTAAATGTAGGTATAGTTGCATTGTTAATGAATATGATTGTAATGTTTATCGTTAGCGGGTTGACGAAAAATGTGTCTATAAAGACAGACAATATAATAGTAGAAAAGTAA
- a CDS encoding C39 family peptidase, with protein MKKLKYLFVFGVIFAAAFFIGKDKIMQKAQVFRLEFLSEMKEATMIENVPFIKQLPELPRGCEVTSLAMLLQYKGIQVDKMQLASEIHRVPFEQNGLRGNPYEGFVGNIYTKAEPGYGVYNQPIFNLAEKYIPGKVANLTGRDVQDMYKVVSSGSPVWVIINTTFKPLAESSFETWNTSSGEVKITYFEHSVVVIGYDQNFVYVNDPLKNNPRLAVPRAEFESAWEQMGKQAITIL; from the coding sequence ATGAAAAAGTTAAAATATCTTTTTGTTTTTGGAGTTATATTTGCTGCCGCGTTTTTTATAGGAAAAGATAAAATTATGCAAAAGGCGCAAGTGTTCCGTTTAGAGTTTCTATCTGAAATGAAAGAAGCGACTATGATTGAAAATGTTCCGTTTATAAAACAGTTACCAGAATTACCTCGTGGATGTGAAGTTACAAGTTTGGCTATGTTGCTGCAATACAAAGGTATACAAGTAGATAAGATGCAACTTGCTAGCGAGATTCATCGTGTTCCATTTGAACAAAATGGTTTACGTGGAAATCCTTATGAGGGGTTCGTTGGAAATATTTATACGAAGGCAGAGCCAGGATATGGTGTATATAATCAACCGATTTTTAATTTAGCAGAAAAATATATTCCTGGAAAAGTAGCTAATTTAACAGGTAGAGACGTGCAAGATATGTATAAAGTAGTTAGTTCTGGGTCGCCAGTATGGGTCATTATTAATACAACGTTTAAGCCACTAGCTGAGAGTAGTTTTGAAACATGGAATACAAGCTCTGGCGAAGTGAAAATTACATATTTTGAGCATAGTGTAGTAGTAATTGGATATGATCAAAACTTTGTGTATGTAAATGATCCTCTGAAAAATAATCCGCGTTTGGCTGTTCCGCGAGCAGAGTTTGAAAGCGCTTGGGAGCAAATGGGGAAACAAGCAATCACTATTTTATAA
- the gerLA gene encoding spore germination protein GerLA: MGELLELKGNLFEIMKEIRDELGSPNDLTIREVALAGSFTRCAVIFLCGLTDKDNVYKYVVRTLQYEEVQKEGAVVQTLLDRFISIAEVGKKTTFPDIINAILAGDTVILIDNIQTAIVINSRAWEKRSLEPPVTEDLIRGPRVGLNEDINVNKMLIRRSLRDPKLRFESYIMGKRSQKEVTLVYIEDIINPYIVKELDRRLQSIVTDVIFETGTIEQLIQDNNLSPFPQFLNTERPDNIVASLAKGKAAILVDGSPFALIAPLVFVDIFQSVEDHYERWIIGTLLRILRMGSGIVAVLMPAMYVALVSYHQGLIPSKLAYSIAGAREGVPFPAYIETLMMALTMELIREAGIRLPKPMGQTIGIVGGLVIGEAAVNAGIVNPFLVIIIAVTAIATFSLPVYSITITFRILLFVFVLAATAFGLYGIILALIALAVHITNLKSVGVPYTTPIAPAFYKDWKEEIIRMPKSMLKDRPEYLQTKDSTIRPKERE, translated from the coding sequence GTGGGGGAATTGTTAGAGTTAAAAGGTAACTTATTTGAAATTATGAAAGAAATTAGGGATGAGTTAGGTTCTCCTAATGATTTAACAATTAGGGAAGTTGCCCTTGCTGGTAGTTTTACACGCTGTGCTGTTATTTTTTTATGTGGGTTAACAGATAAGGATAATGTTTATAAATATGTAGTTCGCACACTTCAATATGAAGAAGTACAAAAGGAAGGCGCTGTTGTTCAAACGTTATTGGATCGTTTTATTTCTATTGCGGAAGTCGGTAAGAAGACAACGTTTCCTGATATTATAAATGCGATTTTAGCGGGAGATACAGTTATATTAATTGATAATATTCAAACCGCTATCGTAATTAATAGTAGAGCTTGGGAAAAAAGAAGTTTAGAACCGCCAGTAACAGAAGATTTAATACGTGGACCGAGGGTCGGATTAAATGAAGATATTAACGTGAATAAAATGTTAATTCGTCGTAGTTTACGTGACCCAAAGCTGAGATTTGAATCTTATATTATGGGAAAGAGGTCCCAAAAAGAAGTGACGTTAGTATATATAGAAGACATTATTAATCCTTACATTGTAAAAGAACTAGATCGGCGTCTTCAATCCATAGTGACAGATGTTATTTTTGAGACGGGTACGATTGAGCAATTAATTCAAGATAATAATTTGTCACCGTTTCCGCAGTTTTTGAATACGGAAAGGCCTGATAATATTGTGGCCTCATTAGCGAAAGGGAAGGCAGCTATTTTAGTGGATGGATCACCGTTTGCTCTTATAGCTCCGCTAGTATTTGTTGATATTTTTCAGTCTGTGGAAGATCACTATGAGCGTTGGATAATTGGGACTTTATTAAGAATTTTGCGGATGGGTTCTGGTATAGTCGCAGTTTTAATGCCAGCGATGTATGTAGCACTCGTCTCATATCACCAAGGACTTATTCCTTCTAAACTGGCGTATTCAATTGCTGGGGCGAGGGAAGGTGTTCCGTTTCCTGCATATATAGAAACATTAATGATGGCATTAACGATGGAGTTAATACGAGAAGCGGGAATTAGGTTGCCAAAGCCGATGGGACAAACCATTGGGATTGTAGGTGGTCTTGTAATTGGAGAAGCAGCGGTGAACGCAGGGATTGTAAATCCGTTTTTAGTTATCATAATTGCGGTTACAGCTATTGCTACCTTTTCTCTCCCTGTATATAGCATTACGATTACGTTTCGTATTTTACTTTTTGTCTTTGTTTTAGCAGCGACTGCTTTTGGTTTGTACGGAATCATTTTAGCGCTTATTGCACTTGCAGTTCATATTACGAATTTGAAGAGTGTTGGTGTCCCATATACAACGCCTATTGCTCCTGCGTTTTATAAAGATTGGAAAGAAGAAATTATCCGCATGCCAAAATCAATGTTGAAAGATAGACCAGAGTATTTACAAACGAAAGATTCTACAATACGTCCAAAGGAGCGAGAATAA
- a CDS encoding amidohydrolase: MDVAKELVLSKNQLIEWRRHFHKYPELSFQEEKTSQFVFDILRKIPYLEVSRPTKYSVMARLIGKHPGKTIAVRADMDALPIHEENEFDFISTYPGVMHACGHDGHIAILLGVVHKLVEERERVKGEVRFLFQHAEENFPGGAEEMVAAGVMEGVDYIIGAHLWASLEVGQIGVIYGPAMAAPDVFKITIEGKGGHAGIPHETVDSIAIGAQVVAQLQQIVSRLTDPLDSLVVSVTQFHAGTTHNVIPEQAEIEGTVRSLRHELREETEKRIERIVKHVTESYGAKYTFSYEYGYRPVVNDYEVTEIIEQTALQLYGREQVTRLQPTMAGEDFSAFLQKAPGTFFFIGAGNKEKGIIYPHHHPRFTIDEDALPIGVEVFVSSIMNFISKGE, translated from the coding sequence ATGGATGTTGCAAAGGAACTGGTTTTATCGAAAAATCAATTAATTGAGTGGAGAAGGCATTTTCATAAGTATCCAGAGTTATCTTTTCAAGAAGAAAAAACGTCACAGTTTGTATTCGATATACTTCGGAAAATCCCATATTTAGAAGTGTCAAGACCTACTAAATATAGTGTAATGGCAAGGTTAATTGGTAAACACCCTGGTAAAACTATTGCGGTTCGTGCTGACATGGACGCTCTTCCTATTCATGAAGAAAATGAGTTTGATTTTATTTCTACATATCCAGGTGTGATGCATGCATGTGGCCATGATGGACATATAGCGATATTACTTGGAGTTGTACATAAGTTAGTAGAGGAAAGAGAGAGGGTTAAAGGAGAGGTTCGTTTTCTCTTCCAACATGCAGAAGAAAACTTTCCTGGCGGTGCAGAGGAAATGGTTGCAGCGGGTGTAATGGAAGGTGTGGATTATATTATTGGTGCTCACCTTTGGGCATCGTTAGAGGTTGGTCAAATAGGAGTAATTTATGGTCCTGCAATGGCTGCCCCAGATGTTTTTAAAATTACGATAGAAGGAAAAGGTGGACATGCTGGAATCCCTCATGAAACGGTTGATAGTATTGCAATCGGTGCACAAGTTGTTGCGCAACTTCAGCAAATTGTATCTCGCCTCACAGATCCGCTAGATTCCCTTGTAGTATCTGTTACGCAATTTCACGCTGGGACAACCCATAATGTGATTCCAGAACAAGCGGAAATTGAAGGGACAGTACGGAGTTTAAGGCATGAGTTGCGAGAAGAAACAGAGAAAAGGATTGAACGGATTGTGAAGCATGTGACGGAATCTTACGGAGCGAAATATACATTTTCTTATGAATATGGATATCGACCAGTAGTAAATGATTATGAAGTTACAGAGATTATTGAGCAAACAGCATTACAGCTTTATGGAAGGGAACAAGTTACTCGTTTACAGCCAACGATGGCTGGGGAAGATTTTTCAGCGTTTTTACAAAAGGCGCCAGGAACATTCTTTTTTATCGGAGCGGGAAATAAAGAGAAAGGAATTATATATCCTCACCACCATCCTCGTTTTACGATTGATGAAGATGCATTACCGATTGGAGTGGAAGTCTTTGTATCATCCATTATGAATTTTATAAGTAAAGGAGAATGA
- a CDS encoding endospore germination permease yields the protein MKPFEYGDEEIGSRELGFAVSSTIIGIGALSMPRDIAMQTLFSDGWIILLLGGLICACLGWFVTRVAILFPKQNFVQYTSEHLTKPVSYTISIILVLTFVALTAYEARKISIISQTYLFSDTPIQLLSFFFLLVVVYGIAGSRAALLRLNVLFLPIVLIAIVLLSLLNVNLMEVDNLLPAFQTDVSQYAVGVKNSIFTFIGFEVALFYAVMLNDTAKKAPMAVAKAVMVNVLSYILIYLTCISVFTYMTTRGLTYPTIELGKEIEIGGGFLERFDAIFFTTWIITIYNTTAMYYDVASLLFCAMFPKVKKHIFIFVSAPMIFVLNMLPGNLNTLSNYGTYLAWIDMGFVVLAPLLVFIVYKIKRRNGRNETPS from the coding sequence TTGAAACCATTTGAGTATGGCGATGAAGAAATTGGATCTCGGGAGCTGGGTTTTGCGGTATCGTCAACGATTATTGGTATAGGTGCACTATCTATGCCACGAGATATCGCTATGCAAACTTTATTTTCAGATGGTTGGATTATTTTACTTCTTGGCGGATTGATATGTGCGTGTTTAGGGTGGTTTGTGACTCGGGTTGCTATTTTATTCCCAAAACAAAATTTTGTTCAATATACGAGCGAGCACTTGACGAAGCCTGTTTCATACACAATTAGTATCATCTTAGTGTTAACATTCGTTGCATTGACAGCATATGAGGCCCGGAAAATCTCAATTATTTCACAAACCTATTTATTTAGTGATACGCCGATCCAATTGTTATCTTTCTTTTTTTTGTTAGTTGTTGTTTATGGAATTGCTGGATCTAGAGCTGCTTTATTAAGGTTAAATGTATTATTCTTACCTATCGTTTTAATTGCGATCGTACTGCTTTCTTTATTGAATGTGAACTTAATGGAAGTAGATAATTTACTACCTGCTTTTCAAACGGACGTCAGTCAATATGCTGTTGGAGTAAAAAATTCTATTTTTACGTTTATTGGATTTGAGGTAGCTTTATTTTATGCGGTGATGTTAAACGATACGGCAAAAAAGGCACCGATGGCGGTTGCAAAAGCTGTGATGGTAAACGTGTTGTCTTACATTTTAATTTATTTAACTTGTATTAGTGTGTTTACATATATGACAACTCGTGGATTAACATATCCAACGATTGAATTAGGGAAAGAGATTGAAATTGGTGGGGGATTTTTAGAAAGATTCGATGCGATTTTTTTTACGACTTGGATTATTACTATTTATAATACGACAGCCATGTATTATGATGTTGCATCTTTATTGTTTTGTGCCATGTTTCCGAAAGTTAAGAAACATATCTTTATTTTCGTAAGTGCACCTATGATTTTTGTATTGAATATGCTTCCGGGTAATTTAAATACTTTATCAAATTATGGAACGTATTTAGCTTGGATAGATATGGGGTTTGTCGTGTTAGCGCCTTTGTTAGTTTTTATTGTATATAAAATAAAAAGAAGGAATGGTAGAAATGAAACACC
- a CDS encoding DUF3311 domain-containing protein, which produces MKKIHVLALIPVFCLVVGPIFANSVTPYVLGMPFLLFWVLLSVLITSLCMGLVYVFDPANKGDVK; this is translated from the coding sequence ATGAAGAAAATACACGTATTAGCGCTTATTCCAGTTTTTTGTTTAGTTGTTGGACCCATATTTGCTAATTCAGTTACTCCTTACGTATTAGGGATGCCATTTTTATTATTTTGGGTATTATTATCGGTGCTCATTACGTCTCTTTGTATGGGGCTTGTGTACGTATTTGATCCTGCTAATAAGGGGGATGTGAAATGA